Within Deinococcus roseus, the genomic segment GCACCTTCAGCACCTGTTCCCAGGGCCGGGTCATGGTGGTCGCCAGCAGGGAAGTGGTGCCGTGTTTTGCATGAAACTGGGCGGTGCCCTCAATGCCTTTCAGCCCATCCATCACATCATAGCCACCCCCGCCATGCACGTGCACGTCAATGAATCCGGGCAACACAAAAGGCTGAGGTCCAGAGAGGGTTTTTTCCTCGAAGGCCAGAATGTGCTGGTCAAAGTGCAAGGTGCCTGTTCTGAAGCCCTGAGGGGTCAGGATGTTGCCGGTGATGTACTGCTTCACCCGGCTTCACCCACCGCCTGCACGGTCAGGCTGGCCCTTTCCAGTTGCACACCCTGGTCGGTGATTTTGCGGACCACTTCGTCTGGCAGGTGGTGGTCGGTGATGATGCGACTGAGTGCAGAAAGCTCTGCCACCCGATAAGGGGCAGTCCGACTGAACTTGCTGGAATCTGCCAGCAGCACTTTTTCTCCGGCGCGTTCCAGCATCTTGAAGTTCAGAGAGGCCTCTGCTGCGTCCAGTGTGAACATCCCGTGTTCAATGCGCACGGCACTGGTGCCCAGAAAGAGCATGTCAAACCAGAAATGTTCCAGCATGCGTTCGGCGTAAGGGCCAACATTGGAGAGGTTTTCGGGGCGGATTTGCCCTCCGAGCAGCATCACTTTCACATCGCCCACCCCGATCAGTTCCTGGGCCACACTGATGCCGTTGGTGATCACAAAGAGGGGCAGGGGTTGCATCTTGAGGATGCGGGCCAGTTGCAGCACAGTGGTTCCCGCATCCAGAAACACGGTCATGCCGCTTTTCAGGTGGGCAAAAGCCGCTTCTGCAATGGCCCGTTTTTCTTTGAGGTACTGGTGTTCCCGGACCTGAAAGGCGATTTCCACCCCGTTCTCACTGGTGAGGGTGGCCCCACCGTAGGTGCGGGAGATCAGGCCGTCTTCTTCCATCTTGACCAGATCCCGGCGGATGGTGGCAACGCTGGCTCCGGTGTGGTCTGCAAGTTCCTGGACACTGGCGGTCCCGTGGGAGTACAGGTATTGCTGGATTTTTTTCAGGCGGATTTCGAGCATGGGGGTCCTCGATCAGGGGCTGGGTTTTTCCCAGCATAAGCGGATTTTTGGTCAAAGTCAATCAAAGATTGATCGAGATTTGAGAAGGATTGAGGGTTTTTCTGATCGAAACCTGAAAAAGCAAAGCCGATTTTTCGGCTTCTGCAGGTGGATGGTCTTGCCTGATGTGATGATTGAGAAAATCAGTTGGATGAAAAAATCAATCAAGAATCAAAAACAATCAATCAAGTGATTGACTTTGATTTATTGTTTATGTACAGTGAGGGGGTCCCACAACTTCCCCCCCTGATTTCCCTGCATTGCACCATCTGCTTCTGGGCTGCTTGCTGGCTGGGCTGTTTTGCTGATCATGCAGTCACGATGTGATTCTGCTTCAAAGAAAGGACCTCAGAAACCCATGCGCAAATCCCTTTTGATGTCATCCCTGGCCCTGCTCACCGCCTGCTCTGCTTCGCTGGCCCCCACCCACCAGGCCGCTGCCGTACAGAAGCAGCGTCTGGAATCCAGAATTGGAGTGATCAGCTACTGGGGCACCGACACCAGCCTGTACAACCAGTTGCCCACCAATTCCATTGCCCTGATCAACCCGGACAGTGGCATTTTCCAGGGACAGACCACAACTCTGGTCGGCAACGTCAGCACCTTCAAGAGCATTGTGGACACCCAGAACGCCAGAGGGGTCAAGATGCTGGCCTACGTGCCCACCGGCTATTTCAACCACACCTGCAACCAGGCAGGCGTGTGCCAGACCTGGGCCAGAATTGAAGCGCAGGTGCAGGCCTACTTCCAGCAGATGCCCAACCTCAAAGGCATCTTCTTTGATGAAGCCGCCCCCTCCAACTGGAACTGCAGCGCCTTTGTGAACGAATACCAGCAGCTTCGCACCATCGTGAACCGCTACAAATCCGGTGCCATCATCGCCTACAACGCTGGCGTGCCAGACAACTGCGTGGTGGGTGGTGTGAATGCTGGGGAAATTGCCGTGCTCTTTGAATCCGACATGGCTGCTTATGCAGCACAGGCCCAGAGCATCACAGACTCCACCAGCGCAGCCCACGCCAAAGGGGCACTGGCCTGGCATCTGGTGTACTCGGTGCCCACCCAGACCGATATGGAACGCATCGCGGAAGATGCCAAAAACCGCAACGCAGATTACGCCTACATGACCAGCATTGGCGGAGACTGGCAAAACGGAGACAACACCTGGGGCAGCCTTCCCCCATACTGGACCCGCGAAACCCAGGTGCTGTCTGGAGGTACCACTCCACCTCCCACTGGAGGGGTCAACTGGGGCAACCTGAGCAACAAACTGGTCAACAGTTCCAGCCAGCTTTGCCTGAAAGGCATCAGCACAAGGGTGGAACAGCAGGCCTGCAACAGCGTGACCGCCTGGACCCTCACCTATCAGAATGCTTCAGGCAATTACTATCAGCTGAAATACGGCATCAACTGTGCCTACATCTCGGCCTCCAATGCCAGCACCGTGTCCTGGGGAGCCTGCACCCAGGGAGACCGCCAGCTCTGGGCCATGCAGGAAAGCGCAGGTCTGGTGTACTTCACCTCCAAAACCAATGGCAGGGCCCTGACCGTGGCCAGCAACAGCGCAGGAGCCCTGGTCAGTGCCCAGACTTACTCTGGAGCCAGCACCCAGAAATACTATTTTCAGTAAACACCAGTTCCAGCAAAAACCCTGAAGAACCCACCCATCAGGCACCCTTTCAGAGGGTGCTTTTTGTTTTGTATGGGTGCTTTTTGCCCCTGGCTTCTGGCAGTCCCTCAATTCCTTCTGCTTTCTGCTTTTTGCCCTCGGCGCTCGACCCTCAGCATCTTTGCCTTCTGCTTTTTGCTTTTTCACCCCAATGTTGTGACCAGAAAGCCCACCTGACCCACAAAAATTGTGCATGATCGGATTCAGGAAGCACAATGGATGAATGCTGTGGAACTTTGCTGAAGGTGCCCCCGTACTTTTTCCAGTTGGCCCGAAATCTGAGGGAAGGGATTCCTGCTGTCAGGTTTCAGCTGGCGTTTCTGTCTGGGTTTTCTGCTTTAATAAGAGCACGCCTGCCCAACCTTCAATCCAACACTTCAGCATGTCCACCACGGGAGGGACCCATGAATTTGAAAGCCCTGAACCTGAAGACCCTGGGCGCTCTGGCCTGTATGGGGCTCAGCAGCATTGCTTTTGCCGAAAACCGCGCACTGCTGGTCGGTCTGGCAGAATACAAAGACCCCAAAGCCAACCTGCGCGGTCCAGAAGTGGACGTCAAACTGATCGGCGAAGTGATTGGCGAACTGGGCTTCAAGCCGGATCAGGTGCACACCCTGATGAACCAGCAGGCCACCCGTGCCAACATCCTGAACCAGATGCGCACCTGGCTCACCGAAGGGGTCGGCCCCAATGACAAGGTGATCTTTTACTACAGCGGTCACGGTGCCCAGGTCAATGACCGCAGTGGTGACGAGGCAGACGGCTGCGATGAGAGCATTGTCCCTTATGACCTCAACCTGATTCTGGACGATGAAATCCAGAATGTGCTGGATGGCGTGAAGGCCAGAGAAGTCCTGGTGATGTTCGACAGTTGTTTCAGTGGCACCGTCACCAAGAGCCTCTTTGACATTGATGAGGATGTGGATGCAGATTCCAAATTCTGGGAGAAGTCCAGCACCGGCTGTGGGCTGGCCAGCAACAAGGATTTCACCCTGGACGATGGTGCCCTGGATGCCAGCAAAGCTGCGGAGAACCAGCGGTACATTGAGTTCAGCGCTGCTGCGGAAAACCAGGTGGCCCTGGGTGCACTCAGAAAAGGGGAGGGCAGTGCCTTCACCCAGGCGGTGTACAACGGTCTGTCCACACTGCCCAAACCCATCAGCTTTGAAGCCCTCAGAAATTACGCCGTGGATTGGATCAAACAGCGGGCCAAATCCAAAGCCCACACCCCCCAGCTCACCGGTCCAACAAAATGGCTGAACAGCGATTTCTTTGCTTTTGGAGATGCAGATGCTCCGCCTCCTGTGGCCCCTCCACCCACCGTGCAGGCGGCCAACAGTGCTGCAGACCTTTTTGACCAGCTGGTGAAAAAGACCCAGTTCAAAGTGGAAGCCCTGCCCAGCCAGCCTTCCTACAAGCTGGGAGAGCGCATCTCCATGAAAGTGCGCAGCAGCAAAGCCGGATACCTGAACATCATCGAATTTGACCCGGATGGCAGTCTGGTGGTGGTGTTCCCCAACAAATACAACGACAAAAACCAGGTGCGGGCCAATGAAGTGATCACCCTGCCCGGTCTGCGTTACGGCAATTTTGATTTTGTGGCTGTGGAACCTGTAGGCAAAAGCCGCGTGCTGGCCCTGGTGACCAGCCAGCCCCTGAATTTGCTGCTGGAGAATGTGGGCAACCTGACGGGCCTGTTCAGGGTGATGTCTGATCAGGACACCCCTGTGCTTTCCACTGCCGTGGCACGGGCCATTGGGGTGTTTTCTCCTCCTGCAAACCCAACAACCAGCACCCCACCTGCAAACACCAGCAGCCCTGTTTCTGAAGACAAGAAACCCCAGTATTACTTTGGCGCTGCAGAATTGGTTCTGGAAACCACCCGTTGACCTGACACCTCTGACATGTCTGACCCTGTCCCGCCACTGGCGGGATTTTTTTGCAATCCGATGTGCAGGCATTTGCAATCAACTTCTGAAGTCAAAATGAGGTTTTGTATTTGCTGCTGAGCCCCGGCTGTTTTTATGGGAGACCCATTTGAGAATGTTATCGCAATCCTCAAGATTCGGGATTTCCCTTATGGCCATTCTTTCACCCTTCTCCTCAGGGTTTCTCCTAACATGAAGCAAATTAAGATTGATGGAGTTGATATCGTGCGCGTTGCCCAATACACCATCACCCAGGAAAAAAGAATTGACCGGCTGTTCAGCTTCTCCATACTGGACACCCTGGATGAAGATGTGTTCAATAAAATGGCTGAAGATCTGGCCTTCATTTTAAACCTCAAGGGTGTGCTGATCAGTTTCATGAATCCTGGACGGGAATGGATGCGCATCTGCTCTTTCTGGCCTGAGGGCGATCCCCAGAGCCTGCTTTTGTTGTGCGACCAGATTGTGCATCAGGGACAGACCGTGGTGGTGTCGGATGTGCAGGAACCTGGACGGTACCGCCTGAATTTGCCTGAGGTGCCTCAGGTGCAGGCTTTTCTGGGGGTGCCCCTGATCACCCCAGATGGCTACCGTGTGGGGGCCATCCTGGGGGTGTGCCATGAACCCCATGTGTTCAGTTGCCGGGACATCGACATCATGCAGCGCTTCTCGGCGCGTGTGCTCAGTGAACTGGAGCAGCGTTTGCTCAGGTCAGAGTTCGAGCAGATCAATGAGGACCTGCACACCATCATGGCAGGCTCTCCCAGTGGCTATGTGTTGCTGGACGATCAGGGCAAAATCATTGGTTTGAATCCAGCGGCTGAACGCATCACCGGGCTGGTGTGGCAACAGGGAGAGGTGTTCAACTGGAAAGCCCTTAAAAAAGACCACAAGGTGTCCAGCAGCAGAGAAGAAGCGGTTTATTCCCGCTGGGTGGGGCAGGGCTGGTTTCAGGTGAGTCGGATTTCCATGCCCAGAGAAGACCGCACCCTGCTGGTTTTTGAAGACATCACCGACCATGTGGAATACCAGCTTTACCTGCAAGACATTGCTTTTAAAGATCAGGTGACAGCCACCGAGAACAGGAATGCCTTTTATGCCTATTTGCGCAGCCGTTTCCGTTCTGGACCGTTTGCTGTTGCCTTTCTGGACCTGGACCACTTCAAGGCAGTCAATGACAATTATGGTCACCAGGCCGGAGATGCTGTGCTCAGAGAGGTGGCAGACAGGCTCAAGCATGCTGTGCGCACGCAGGACCGGGTGTACCGTCTGGCTGGAGATGAATTCACGGTGATTCTGGGAGGAGACGTGTCTGATGAGACGCTTTCGCAGATTGCAGACCGCATCCTGAGGGTCATGCAGGATCCCTTTGAAATTGAAGACCAGAACATCCAGCTTGGGGTCAGTGTGGGCCTCACCCGGGCCATTGCAGGCGAAAGTGTAGACGACCTGCTCAAGCGGGCAGACAGCCTGATGTACGAGGTGAAGCAGTCTGGGCGCTTCAATTACCGTCTGGGCTGAGAAAGAAGTTCAACAATCCAACGCCAGATGAAAGCGCACATTTTCCTTCAGGCAGACTTCCAGCACTTTCTGAAGTTCTTGCAAATCATCCAGCACGTCTTGCCTTCGGAATTCTTCGAAATCCAGTTCTGGCTGGTTTTGCAGGGTGTTCACCAGGCTTTGCACGGTTTGCAGGCCCTGTGCCGGATCAAACCAGACGGCATCTGGGTTTTCAGGTGCTTCTTCAAACTCCTCCGGGTCTTCGTCTGAAAATTCCTCCAGCATTTCTGAGACATCCAGAAAAGTGAGCAGCACAGGAACCTGTGCAGCTTCAGAAAGCCGGTCCAGCTCATCCATGACGTGGGCCATGGCTTTGCCGTTGACAAAAGGATCGATGGACAGGGGCTTTTCTGGAACAATAAAAAGGGCAAGGCTCATGGGTTCTCCTCAAACAAAAGATGGTTTGATTGCCCGCTCAGTATAGCAGACTTCTTGAAAATGAACACGAGTCCATCGTGTGCCAAACGGGATATTTCGCCGAGAAAACAAAGGCCGGGCTTCCCTCCTTGTTTCTGTCTGAAAGTGCGCCCAGTTCAGGTTGGACTCAGCAGAATGGCTTAGTTGCATTAAAATATAGTTGGATGGTGCAACTATATGCTATAACAATCACATGACGGAACCGTCGACACCCCTGATTTTTGATTTTCTCAAGACCCAGCAGGAGTTCGGTCAGCTGATGGGCAACCGACTGAACCAGCGGCTGGAGCAGGTGCACAACCTGCAACTCAAGGACCTGCTGATTGCCCGTGAAATTCACCAGGGGGCACGTTACCCCAGTGAAATTGCGGAGATGCTGCGCATTCCCCGCGACATGGTGAGCCGCAGCATTGAACGTTTGCTGCAGGCAGGCACCATCAGCCGGGAAATCGACCCCCACGATTCCAGGCGCACCATCCTTTCCATCAACCCGGAAGGGGAAGCACGCCGCAAAGAGGTGCAGCAGACCATCCAAAGCACCATGGAGCCCATTGTTGGATCCCTCACCCCCGAAGAGCTTTCCACCCTCATCGGGTTCTTGCGCAAGATGGTGGAACACGCCTACCAGAAAGAACAGAAAGAAAAGGAAAACGCATGACACAGATCACGATCACACCCAAAGAGAGAAACCTGATCCTGGGGTCCATCATGATGGTGATGTTGCTGGGCGCTCTGGACCAGACCATCGTCTCTACAGCCATGCCCAGAATCATCGAGCAACTCAAAGGGCTGGAACTCTACTCCTGGGTCACCACCGCCTACATGCTCACCAGCACCGTGATGGTGCCCATCTACGGCAAACTCTCTGATTTGTATGGCAGAAAACCCATCATGATCATCGGGGTGATCATCTTCCTGCTGGGCTCGATGCTGTGCGGACTGGCCGGAGAATTCGGTACCCTGCCCCTCCTGGGAGACGGCATGACCCAGCTGGTGATCTACCGGGCGATTCAGGGATTGGGCGGCGCAGCCCTCTTCACCATTGCCTTCGCAGTCATTGCAGACATCGTTCCTGTGGAAGAACGCAGCAAAACCCAGGGCCTGTTCGGTGCAGTGTTCGGGCTGTCCAGTGTGGTTGGACCCCTGATCGGTGGATTCCTGACCGACCACGGCACCATGCACCTGTTCGGCCATGTGATTGACGGCTGGCGCTGGGTGTTCTACGTGAATTTGCCCATCGGTCTGGTCAGCCTTTACATGCTGGTCACCCACATGCCCCTGCTGAAAATGAGCCTGGAGAAGAAACCCCAGATCGATTATGTGGGTGCCCTCCTGATCGTCACCACCTTTGTTCCTTTGCTGCTGGCCCTCACCTGGGGCGGACGCAGTTACCCCTGGGATTCAGGCCGCATTCTGGGTCTTTTTGGCACGGCCCTGGTCTCCCTGATCCTCTTCCTGATCACCGAAGCGCGGGTCAAAGAACCCATCCTCAGCCTGTCCCTGTTTAAAAACCGTGTTTTCAGCATGAGCAACCTCACCTCCATCGTGATCAACATGGCCTTCATGGGAGCCCTGATGTTCCTGCCCCTCTTCATGCAGCAGGTGCTGGGCATCTCTGCCACCAAATCGGGCACCACCATGCTGCCCCTGATGGTCGGGATGATTGGAAGCTCGATCATTTCTGGCACCATCATTGCCCGCATGAAGAAATACAAACCCGTGTTGATTGTGGGCACCATGATCATGGTGCTGGGCATCTTCCTGATGACCACCGTCACGGTTCACAGCACCCAGTTCGACATGGTCTGGAGAATGGTGATCCTGGGTCTGGGCCTCGGACCTGCCCAGAGCGTGTTCACCCTGGCCGTTCAGAACGCTGTGCAGCCCACTGAAATTGGGGTTGCCACCTCTGCCAGCCAGTTCTTCCGCCAGATTGGGGGCACCATCGGGGTGGCGATCTTCGGGACCGTGCTGACCAACACCCTCACCACCGAAATGCCAAAACACATGCCTGAAATTCCTGGCATGCAGGGCCAGTCTTTCTCTGCCCTCACGGGTGAAGGTGGGGCAGGCCTCACCGGAAACCTGGATGTCAGCAGCAAAGTCAAGGCCGCATTTGATGAGCAGTACGCCACCATCAAAGGTGCCCTGGAGGGGGACAAAAAAGCCCAGACCACCGTGCTGGCCAACCCCCAGACCCCGGCCCAGCTGAAGACCCTGGTCCAGAATGCAGACCGCACCCCGGCTGTTCTGAAAACCCAGATCCTCAGGCAGCTCAAGACCACCATGGACAAACAGGCTGACGAGCTGAGCACCAAACTCAACACAGGACTCAAAGAAGGCTTTGCTGCCAGCATCATCCACCTGTTCCGGGTGGGCATGTGGATCTCCCTGCTGGCCCTGCTGCTCACCTTCTTTGTGCCCCAGATTCCGCTCAAGAGCCGCCAGACCAACGTGCGCACTGTTGCTGCAGACTGATTCTTGCAGGTGTGTCAGACCCCTGGAGAAATTCGGGGGTTTTTGCTGGTTTGGCGAGTCTCCATCTGGCACCTGTTGATCCTTGCCGAGGTTGAGTGTCTACTCCCAGCGATCATCTGGCTACAATAGGCATCAGATTGGAGGCCACATGTGGTCTGAACATGAATTTCTGCTTTCGATTGATCCAGATTTGCTGGTCATGGGTGCGGAATTTCTTCTCGCTGACTCAGAAGTTCCTGCCCTACTGGAACGTTGTCGTCTGGAGAAGGTTCTGATTCTGGGCTTTGATGCTTTTAAAATCACCCCAGAAGGTCACCTCTGCCCACAGATGGAACACATCTATGCCACTTCACAGGGCTATAAAGACAAAGCTGCAGACCTCATCTCTTTGGCGGGTGATGAGATTCAAACTTACTTCCAGGAGCACTTTTCTGAGGGAACAGACCTTTACTTTTCTTTTGTTTTAGAACCTGAGACGGCTCAACTCTAGCTGTTGAGTCTCACTGGTCAGGCCAGGTCTCTTTGACCCCATCCCTCCCTGATTCCCGTTCACAGTGCATTCACATTTCCATCCCGCAGTGTTCACCCGGCCAGACCTATCCTGATTCCAACGCTGATGACAGCGCGAAAGGAGAAGTTTACACATGTTGGAGTCAGGAATCGGATTTGGACTGGGCTTTCTGAATTTTGTGGGTACGGTGCTGTTTTTGATGTTCATCTTTGGTCTGCTGCGGATGTTCGCTTTTGGGGGCGGATGTGGCAAGCACCACTGGAAGCACAAAAAACACCACATGCAGAAGTTCTGGCAGCAGGACTCTGGAGCCACCCAGATTGTGCGTGAACGCTATGCCAGAGGGGAAATTGACCGCGAGGAATACCAGGACCTGATGGCCGGTCTGGGCGTCAAGAAAGAAGAACAGGAAACCGTCCAGACCCAGTGGCGTCCTCCTTTCATGGGCAACGACCGCGCCCTGGAAGTGGCCCGCCAGCGTCTGGCCCAGGGAGACATCACCCCCGAGGAGTACGAAGCCATCCGCAAAGCCCTGGAGAATTGAGCCTGGAAACCTGTTCAGCGCACAGCTCACCCAATGACACGAGGACAGGACACCCCCTGTCCTTTTGACGCTTGTCTGTACAGTGCCATCAGCCATCAGCCATCAGCCATCAGCCTTCTGCTTTTTGCCCTCGGCCCTCGGCTTTTGTCTTTTGGCTTTCTGCCTTCCGCAGGCTGCCCCAACCCCATCAGGTGTAGCATGAAACCCATGGCCCAGACCATTCTGATCGTAGAAGACGAAGCCCGCCTTGCCGAGATCCTGGAAGATTACCTGAAACGGGAAGGCTTTCACACCGAGCGAGCCAGAAACGGCCAGCAGGCGCTGGAACTCTGGCGGGCCGCCCAGCCTGACCTGATCTTGCTTGATTTGATGCTTCCCATTCTGGACGGCTTTGAGGTGGCACGCAGGGTGCGGGCAGAGTCTGATCTCCCCATCATCATGTTGACCGCCCGCGACGATGAGGTGGACAAGCTGGTGGGTCTGGGACTGGGTGCAGACGATTATGTGGTCAAGCCCTACAGCCCCAGAGAGGTGGTTGCAAGGGTGAAAGCTGTACTCAGGCGTGCAAGAGGTCAGATGATCGCCCCGGAAATTTACCGGGTGGGTGCTTTAGAAGTGAACCTGGGGGCTTTCGAGGTGCGGTGCAATGGGGAACTCATGGACCTGACCACCAGCGAGATCAAACTGCTGGCCCTTTTGGCAAAGGAGCCCAACCGGGTGCGCCAGAGGGCGGAACTGCTGGCCGTCACAGGAGATGCTGCGGGTTTTGCAGATGAACGCACCGTGGATGCCCACATCAAGAACATCCGCCGCAAACTGGGGGCCTTCGGAGAGCACATCGACACCGTGAGGGGTGTGGGTTACAAGCTCATGGCCCACTGACCGGATGCAGCCCTGAACAGGAAGGACCACCGATGAAATGCACCAAAGCGGGCAAAAGCCAGGAAAGGCAAGAAGGGCAGATGGGACACCACAAACACCACAACCATCATTCTGAGGGGCACGAACACCCTTTTGAGGAACTGAGACGCCTGCGCAAAATCTGGGAGGAAGACCCCGAAGTTCAGGCCACAAAGAAAAAGTGGCGTCGGTTTAAAAGAAGAGAATGGGGTCTGCGCAAACGCCTGACCGTGGTCTTTGCTTTTGTGGCGCTGGCTGCGGTGTTCCTGAACACCTGGTTTACCCTCAATTCGGTGTCCAGTGCCCTTTTTCCGGGTCTGCCCCATGGTTCTGGCCCGTTTCACTGGCGGATGGAGGGCATTGATCTACCCGAGTACCAGCAGGCCAGAGAAGTGTTTAAACGCATCACCGGGACGGCTTTCATTTCGGGGCTGTTTTCGGTGATGCTGGCCTCTGTGGTGGCCGGTCTGGTGACCCGGATTTTCACCTCTCCACTGGTGACCCTGACCGAGGGGGCCAAGCGTCTGGAACGCGGAGAACGGGGCCTGAAACTTCGCCTGCCGTCCATGGAAACGGAATTGCGCACCCTCACCGAGGCTTTCAACAACCTGGTGACGGGTCTGGAACGCCAGGAGGCCTGGAGGCGCAATCTGGTGGCAGACATCGCCCATGACCTGAGGACCCCTCTGGCGGTGCTGCGTTCCGAAATTGAAGCCATGCAGGACGGGGTGGTGTCCACCGATGAAGCTGGTCTGGAACGCCTGCACCATCAGGTGCTGCTGCTGTCCCAGCTGGTCACAGACCTGAGGACCCTGTCTCTGGCCGAAAGTGGCGGCCTCACCCTCAAACCTGAAACCGTGAAATTGCAGGTTTTTCTGGGAGAGGTGGTGCGTTCCTTCCAGCAACGGGCAGGCCAGATGGGCATGGAGGTGAAGCTGGAAACCATCCCTCCGGTGCTCAGTGCGGTGTTTGATTCCACCCAGATCACCCGGGTGCTGAACAACCTGCTGGAAAATGCTGCACGGTATGCCCAGGGACCCATCGAAATTCAGGCCCGCAGGACCGATCAGGGCACCTTGATCAGCGTGCGGGACCACGGAACAGGCATTCCTGAAGAAGCCCTGGAACGGGTGTTTGAGCGTTTTTTCAAAGGAGATTTCTCCCGGACCCGCCAGAGCAAGGAAGAGGGTGGCTCTGGTCTGGGTCTCCCCATTGCCCGTGCCATTGTGGAAGCCCATGGGGGAACCCTGGAAGCAGAGAACCATCCACAGGGTGGGGCGGTGTTCACCCTGATCTTCAGGAAGTGAACTTCCTAATGGGACTCAGGGGGTGTCAAACCTTTTCAGCCATCTGGACTCTGCAAACCAGCGGGTCAGGGGGATGTGGCGGGCACTGACCACCACACCCAGCAGGATGCTGAGCAGCACATAAGCACTGGTGAGTTCGTAAAGGGCATTTTTCTGCACCTGGGACAGCAGGGGACTGCTGACTGCCAGACCTGCAATCACCAGGCTGAATTCCCCTCTGGGAAGCAGCATCAGGCCGTGACCCACCGAGGCACGCAGAGACAGCCCTGTGGCACGTCCGGCAAAGAAACCCGTGATGCTTTTGCTGACCAGGGTCAGCAGCAAAAGCAGGAGGGCCACCAGCAGAGAGCCCAGCAATGCCATGGCCTCCACTTTCAGGCCGAAACCCAGAAAGAAAGCCCCCACCGCCACATCCCGCCATGGGGTCAGCACCTCTTCGATTTCGTGCATGCGGCTGAGTTCTCCCACCAGTGCACCCAGCAGGAAGGCTGCGACGGCATCTGGAAAGGACAGCAGGTGGGCCAGAGCAGCGAACATCGCCACCCCTCCCAGGGTGAGCAGCACCAGTTGCTCTTTGCTTTGCTGGGCCATCACTTTTTCCAGCATGGGCCGCCCGAAACGCAGCATCACCAGGTACATCACCCCGAAAGTGACCACCCCCAGCAGTTTCTGCCAGACGTTGCCTCCGGTGAACACGCTGAGGGTGCCCAGGTACAGGATCATGGCCAGGTCCTCGAAAATCAGCACGCCCAGGGTGCGTTCAGCTTCCGGGAAGGCCACCTGTTGCCGTTCGGT encodes:
- a CDS encoding SHOCT domain-containing protein, which gives rise to MLESGIGFGLGFLNFVGTVLFLMFIFGLLRMFAFGGGCGKHHWKHKKHHMQKFWQQDSGATQIVRERYARGEIDREEYQDLMAGLGVKKEEQETVQTQWRPPFMGNDRALEVARQRLAQGDITPEEYEAIRKALEN
- a CDS encoding response regulator transcription factor; translation: MAQTILIVEDEARLAEILEDYLKREGFHTERARNGQQALELWRAAQPDLILLDLMLPILDGFEVARRVRAESDLPIIMLTARDDEVDKLVGLGLGADDYVVKPYSPREVVARVKAVLRRARGQMIAPEIYRVGALEVNLGAFEVRCNGELMDLTTSEIKLLALLAKEPNRVRQRAELLAVTGDAAGFADERTVDAHIKNIRRKLGAFGEHIDTVRGVGYKLMAH
- a CDS encoding sensor histidine kinase codes for the protein MKCTKAGKSQERQEGQMGHHKHHNHHSEGHEHPFEELRRLRKIWEEDPEVQATKKKWRRFKRREWGLRKRLTVVFAFVALAAVFLNTWFTLNSVSSALFPGLPHGSGPFHWRMEGIDLPEYQQAREVFKRITGTAFISGLFSVMLASVVAGLVTRIFTSPLVTLTEGAKRLERGERGLKLRLPSMETELRTLTEAFNNLVTGLERQEAWRRNLVADIAHDLRTPLAVLRSEIEAMQDGVVSTDEAGLERLHHQVLLLSQLVTDLRTLSLAESGGLTLKPETVKLQVFLGEVVRSFQQRAGQMGMEVKLETIPPVLSAVFDSTQITRVLNNLLENAARYAQGPIEIQARRTDQGTLISVRDHGTGIPEEALERVFERFFKGDFSRTRQSKEEGGSGLGLPIARAIVEAHGGTLEAENHPQGGAVFTLIFRK
- a CDS encoding cation:proton antiporter, yielding MPYAEGLKHFVESLGALGELGLIGLGLWISGLIAQSLRLPALLGYIGLGFLCGPLGPLPIIYPSEITAALSEIGVVLLMFFIGLEFSLKRFLEARGTIMKAGLWDLLNLPVGFGAGLLLGFSFWQCIFLAGITYVSSSGVIIRMLTERQQVAFPEAERTLGVLIFEDLAMILYLGTLSVFTGGNVWQKLLGVVTFGVMYLVMLRFGRPMLEKVMAQQSKEQLVLLTLGGVAMFAALAHLLSFPDAVAAFLLGALVGELSRMHEIEEVLTPWRDVAVGAFFLGFGLKVEAMALLGSLLVALLLLLLTLVSKSITGFFAGRATGLSLRASVGHGLMLLPRGEFSLVIAGLAVSSPLLSQVQKNALYELTSAYVLLSILLGVVVSARHIPLTRWFAESRWLKRFDTP